A genome region from Solirubrobacter pauli includes the following:
- a CDS encoding glycosyltransferase gives MIFVTVGTQLAFDRLIRAVDEWAARSGEVEVFAQIGPGAYRPRHLEYSDFIAPDECRERMAAADAIVAHAGMGTIIGALELGKPVLVMPRRADLGEHRNDHQLATADRFSTFGGVQVAADEHALQARLDAFGARADQAPIGPYASDRLLGALSAFING, from the coding sequence GTGATCTTCGTCACCGTCGGCACGCAGCTCGCGTTCGACCGGCTGATCCGCGCGGTCGACGAATGGGCCGCCCGATCCGGCGAGGTCGAGGTGTTCGCGCAGATCGGCCCGGGGGCGTACCGGCCGCGCCATCTGGAGTACTCCGACTTCATCGCACCGGACGAGTGCCGGGAGCGCATGGCGGCGGCCGACGCGATCGTCGCCCACGCCGGCATGGGCACCATCATCGGAGCGCTGGAGCTCGGGAAGCCCGTGCTGGTGATGCCGCGCCGGGCCGACCTCGGCGAGCACCGCAACGACCACCAGTTGGCCACGGCGGACCGGTTCTCCACCTTCGGTGGCGTTCAGGTCGCGGCGGACGAGCACGCGTTGCAGGCGCGTCTCGACGCGTTCGGCGCGCGTGCCGACCAGGCACCGATCGGGCCCTACGCGTCCGACCGCCTGCTTGGCGCGCTGAGCGCCTTCATCAACGGCTGA
- a CDS encoding glycosyltransferase family 8 protein — translation MAKYEASPRADVIQLAMAADAGFMMPLGVALTSLCEAHAPGELAVTILHDGVPAADIARVERSVAGRIPLTWRQVAPEEVAGAHFSTFLTAASLFRLLLPQFLPEQIERVIYLDCDVVVTASLRELWELELGSTLLAAARDAGSPFPAGPCGTEWERLGLDPGAPYFNTGVLVIPVAAWREADVPRRTLEVLRASEPRWGDQDGLNVVLQGRWTELSRRWNLQTPDVDRRGLAWALWRDDVEAALDAPAIIHYTEREKPWSPGAPHPLADRWYEVLDRSDWRGWRPGSGSRSLVRRTGSRVKSAWRALTAKPVSVSA, via the coding sequence ATGGCCAAGTACGAAGCATCCCCGCGCGCCGACGTCATCCAGCTCGCGATGGCGGCGGACGCCGGCTTCATGATGCCGCTGGGCGTCGCCCTCACGAGCCTGTGCGAGGCGCACGCGCCGGGCGAGCTCGCGGTGACGATCCTGCACGACGGCGTTCCCGCCGCCGACATCGCGCGCGTCGAGCGCAGCGTCGCCGGCCGCATCCCGCTGACCTGGCGCCAGGTCGCGCCGGAAGAGGTCGCCGGAGCGCACTTCTCGACGTTCCTCACCGCCGCTTCGCTGTTCCGGCTGCTGCTCCCGCAGTTCCTGCCCGAGCAGATCGAGCGCGTGATCTACCTCGACTGCGACGTCGTCGTCACCGCCTCGCTGCGCGAGCTCTGGGAGCTCGAGCTCGGGTCGACCCTCCTCGCCGCCGCGCGCGACGCCGGCTCCCCGTTCCCGGCCGGGCCGTGCGGGACCGAGTGGGAGCGCCTCGGCCTTGACCCGGGGGCGCCGTACTTCAACACGGGCGTGCTCGTCATCCCGGTCGCCGCGTGGCGCGAGGCCGACGTCCCGCGCCGGACGCTCGAGGTGCTGCGCGCCTCCGAGCCGCGCTGGGGCGACCAGGACGGCTTGAACGTCGTGCTGCAGGGCCGCTGGACCGAGCTCTCGCGGCGTTGGAACCTGCAGACGCCCGACGTCGACCGCCGCGGGCTCGCCTGGGCGCTCTGGCGTGACGACGTCGAGGCGGCGCTCGACGCGCCCGCGATCATCCACTACACCGAGCGCGAGAAGCCGTGGTCGCCCGGCGCGCCGCACCCGCTCGCGGACCGCTGGTACGAGGTGCTCGACCGGTCGGACTGGCGCGGCTGGCGCCCCGGCTCGGGGTCGCGGTCGCTCGTGCGGCGCACGGGCTCGCGCGTGAAGTCGGCCTGGCGTGCGCTGACGGCCAAGCCTGTGAGCGTCTCGGCGTGA
- a CDS encoding PKD domain-containing protein, whose protein sequence is MLSSGSYGTFKGSAKSGPVTITEASGASATIGLSFNGASNIVIDGLTITGAEVLNSTKNITIRNSDFTGVIRLDGLANSNVLLDHNTHININAGGQYASPARIALPYNSQTHSGVTIQNSLLKGGDSDGIQGGVGVNIINNEFRDILEAGGTNHTDAIQLIDAPNSVVRGNYIVDSSTGIVAYDGLRKATIENNVVDLTGKGKRPWGIEIYADNGSIIRHNTVVYATGCAWNGTCGAIDINRKTTMSPGTGTVVVDNIATEILLQNGSTVAQRRNNLLRRGAASGDLTGTPVFVGGLRPPTFDGFALTTSSPGVKAASDGTNIGVVPTTSTTPTPTPSPTPSPTPSPTPSPTPSPTPSPTPSPTPTPTATQAVWTAPTSVRVGTAVVLDGTASTGVAPLACTWSFEDQSGGVIWETITGCKLTKTFQTADTKYVKLTVRGADGRTSSLKRSFAVASRYSRG, encoded by the coding sequence GTGCTGTCTTCGGGCAGCTACGGAACGTTCAAGGGGTCAGCCAAGAGCGGCCCGGTCACGATCACCGAGGCGTCCGGCGCTTCGGCGACCATCGGGCTGAGCTTCAACGGCGCGAGCAACATCGTGATCGACGGCTTGACGATCACCGGCGCCGAGGTGCTCAACAGCACCAAGAACATCACGATCCGCAACAGCGACTTCACGGGCGTGATCCGCCTGGACGGGCTCGCCAACAGCAACGTCCTGCTCGATCACAACACCCACATCAACATCAACGCGGGGGGCCAGTACGCCAGCCCGGCGCGGATCGCGTTGCCGTACAACAGCCAGACGCACTCGGGCGTGACGATCCAGAACTCGCTGCTCAAGGGCGGCGACTCCGACGGCATCCAGGGCGGCGTCGGCGTCAACATCATCAACAACGAGTTCCGCGACATCCTGGAGGCGGGTGGCACCAACCACACCGACGCCATCCAGCTCATCGACGCCCCCAACAGCGTCGTCCGCGGCAACTACATCGTCGACAGCAGCACCGGCATCGTCGCCTACGACGGGCTGCGCAAGGCCACGATCGAGAACAACGTGGTCGACCTCACCGGCAAGGGCAAGCGTCCGTGGGGCATCGAGATCTACGCCGACAACGGCTCGATCATCCGGCACAACACCGTGGTGTACGCGACCGGATGCGCCTGGAACGGCACCTGCGGCGCGATCGACATCAACCGCAAGACGACGATGTCGCCGGGCACGGGCACCGTGGTCGTCGACAACATCGCCACCGAGATCCTGCTCCAGAACGGCTCCACGGTGGCGCAGCGCCGCAACAACCTGCTGCGCCGCGGCGCGGCCAGCGGCGACCTGACCGGCACCCCCGTGTTCGTCGGTGGCCTGCGTCCGCCGACGTTCGACGGCTTCGCGCTGACGACGAGCAGCCCGGGCGTCAAGGCCGCCTCGGACGGGACGAACATCGGCGTCGTGCCGACGACCTCGACGACGCCCACCCCGACGCCGTCGCCGACCCCGAGCCCGACGCCGTCGCCGACCCCGAGCCCGACGCCGTCCCCGACCCCGAGCCCGACGCCGTCGCCGACCCCCACGCCGACGGCCACCCAGGCCGTGTGGACGGCGCCGACGAGCGTCCGCGTGGGCACCGCGGTCGTCCTGGACGGCACCGCTTCGACCGGCGTCGCCCCGCTCGCCTGCACCTGGTCGTTCGAGGATCAGTCCGGCGGCGTGATCTGGGAGACCATCACCGGCTGCAAGCTGACCAAGACGTTCCAGACCGCGGACACCAAGTACGTCAAGCTGACGGTGCGCGGCGCGGACGGCCGCACGAGCTCGCTCAAGCGCTCGTTCGCCGTGGCCTCACGCTACAGCCGCGGCTGA
- a CDS encoding LuxR family transcriptional regulator, which yields MSPSSIPYVDLRGTPRAAIVGDDQNMRHQAAGLLDAAGFAIADGDRFAPGTVLVALSRRSDATRQREIRDLVDAHDKCPVLAIVPAGAGNPSLRRVLIAGATGIVIDSELKQALGATARAVAAGQLVVPRSLSGQIAPRPLSHREKQILSLVMRGLTNREIANELFLAESTVKTHLSTAFRKIDARSRAEAVARIQDPESGYGTGILAIADSAAAVA from the coding sequence ATGAGCCCATCGTCGATCCCCTACGTCGACCTCCGCGGCACGCCGCGCGCGGCGATCGTCGGCGACGACCAGAACATGCGCCATCAGGCCGCAGGGCTGCTCGACGCCGCCGGCTTCGCCATCGCGGACGGAGACCGCTTCGCGCCCGGCACGGTGCTCGTGGCGCTGTCCCGCCGCAGTGACGCGACGCGGCAGCGCGAGATCCGCGACCTCGTCGATGCCCACGACAAGTGCCCCGTGCTCGCGATCGTCCCGGCGGGTGCCGGCAACCCGTCGCTGCGGCGGGTGCTGATCGCCGGCGCCACGGGCATCGTGATCGACAGCGAGCTCAAGCAGGCGCTCGGCGCGACCGCGCGTGCGGTCGCCGCCGGCCAGCTCGTCGTCCCGCGGTCGCTCAGCGGTCAGATCGCGCCGCGTCCGCTCTCGCACCGCGAGAAGCAGATCCTCAGCCTCGTCATGCGCGGCCTCACCAACCGTGAGATCGCGAACGAGCTCTTCCTCGCGGAGAGCACGGTGAAGACCCACCTCTCGACGGCGTTCCGGAAGATCGATGCGCGCTCCCGCGCGGAGGCGGTCGCGCGCATCCAGGACCCCGAGAGCGGCTACGGCACCGGGATCCTCGCTATCGCCGACTCAGCCGCGGCTGTAGCGTGA
- a CDS encoding O-antigen ligase family protein, which produces MNSFLRHHRPVLITLAVSLIVGIVAAGWNAGMLPLPGAEKVPPQAVARTHIQIDAKDPPVVQREVLGQDLQTLIKHGALLSGVMTTEPVIEKIARRADVPPELVSASARTTDLIPQAIAEPAALKRASDAQQVTFPYRFEAQARSTSPIIDIYAVAPTPDEAGRLANATVTGLQDYLDAMAAQQRFPAGELAVLRQLGTAQGRPIQSKSPLIIAVLTFITVAGITAGLLWAVVTLRRRRAGVPPRERPAPRGGGDWPHTTRVLPWMLAVFIALLWFAPFNQIELGVSAPIDLKLDRLVLPFLVIAWLLAFMAGRAFAPQLRWTAIHTAVAVFLGVAFLSVILNARALDSSLELDLPIKQLPLLIFFVSLFVITATGVRRTEVRPFMFYTLLLGVTCAFGVIIEFRFKQNLFFKFADMALPPIFHVDAVDPYETDGLGRRLVRGPADVPLETVTMLSLAFPVALVGLMQSDRWRSRLLYGLAACILVAGMFATYRKSALLAPVSIFVTLAYFRRRELLKLAPLGLVLLIVVSALSPGALGSTISQFTRSDAADVPTVSDRVSDYDAIRPDVLSHLAFGRGWGAYKAYDYRVLDSEILHRLVEMGVIGLLAFLAMPITAVLASRHVIRARDHDNAPMALAGAAGAVSFIVASTLYDVMSFPHAAYIFLYVAGLTAVAIAGPRPAEPAEEQVEPQPEAEAPPQAAEPVLARR; this is translated from the coding sequence TTGAACTCCTTCCTGCGCCATCATCGCCCCGTCCTGATCACGCTGGCCGTGAGCCTGATCGTCGGGATCGTCGCGGCCGGCTGGAACGCGGGCATGCTCCCGCTGCCGGGCGCGGAGAAGGTGCCGCCGCAGGCGGTGGCGCGCACGCACATCCAGATCGACGCGAAGGACCCGCCGGTCGTCCAGCGCGAGGTGCTCGGGCAGGACCTGCAGACGCTGATCAAGCACGGCGCGCTCCTGAGCGGCGTCATGACCACCGAGCCGGTGATCGAGAAGATCGCGCGGCGCGCCGACGTCCCGCCGGAGCTCGTCTCGGCGAGCGCGCGCACCACGGACCTGATCCCGCAGGCGATCGCCGAGCCGGCGGCGCTCAAGCGGGCCAGCGACGCCCAGCAGGTCACCTTCCCCTACCGGTTCGAGGCACAAGCCCGCTCGACCTCGCCGATCATCGACATCTACGCGGTCGCGCCGACGCCCGACGAAGCCGGGCGGCTCGCCAACGCGACGGTCACCGGCCTACAGGACTACCTCGACGCGATGGCGGCGCAGCAGCGCTTCCCGGCGGGGGAGCTCGCCGTCCTGCGCCAGCTCGGCACCGCGCAGGGGCGCCCGATCCAGAGCAAGAGCCCGCTGATCATCGCGGTCCTGACGTTCATCACGGTCGCCGGCATCACCGCGGGGCTGCTGTGGGCGGTCGTGACGCTGCGGCGGCGCCGCGCGGGCGTGCCACCCCGCGAGCGTCCCGCGCCGCGCGGCGGCGGGGATTGGCCGCACACGACCCGCGTGCTTCCGTGGATGCTCGCGGTGTTCATCGCCCTGCTGTGGTTCGCGCCGTTCAACCAGATCGAGCTGGGCGTGTCCGCGCCGATCGACCTCAAGCTCGATCGGCTGGTCCTCCCGTTCCTGGTGATCGCGTGGCTGCTGGCCTTCATGGCCGGCCGGGCCTTCGCGCCGCAGCTGCGCTGGACGGCGATCCACACCGCCGTGGCGGTGTTCCTCGGCGTCGCGTTCCTGAGCGTGATCCTCAACGCCCGCGCGCTGGACTCGTCGCTGGAGCTGGACCTGCCGATCAAGCAGCTGCCGCTGCTGATCTTCTTCGTGTCGCTGTTCGTCATCACCGCCACGGGCGTGCGGCGCACCGAGGTGCGGCCGTTCATGTTCTACACGCTGCTGCTCGGGGTGACGTGCGCCTTCGGCGTGATCATCGAGTTCCGCTTCAAGCAGAACCTGTTCTTCAAGTTCGCGGACATGGCGCTGCCTCCGATCTTCCACGTCGACGCGGTGGACCCGTACGAGACCGACGGCCTCGGGCGCAGGCTCGTCCGCGGCCCGGCCGACGTGCCGCTGGAGACGGTCACCATGCTCTCGCTCGCCTTCCCGGTCGCGCTCGTCGGCCTGATGCAGTCCGACCGCTGGCGCTCGCGGCTCCTGTACGGCCTCGCCGCCTGCATCCTCGTCGCCGGGATGTTCGCGACGTACCGCAAGAGCGCGCTGCTCGCGCCCGTCTCCATCTTCGTGACGCTGGCCTACTTCCGCCGCCGCGAGCTGCTCAAGCTCGCGCCGCTCGGCCTGGTGCTCCTGATCGTCGTCAGCGCGCTCTCCCCGGGCGCGCTCGGCTCGACGATCTCGCAGTTCACCCGCTCCGACGCCGCCGACGTGCCGACGGTCAGCGACCGCGTCTCCGACTACGACGCGATCCGCCCCGACGTGCTCTCACACCTCGCGTTCGGTCGCGGCTGGGGCGCGTACAAGGCGTACGACTACCGCGTCCTGGACTCCGAGATCCTGCACCGGCTGGTGGAGATGGGCGTCATCGGCCTGCTCGCCTTCCTCGCGATGCCGATCACCGCCGTGCTGGCGTCTCGCCACGTCATCCGGGCGCGCGACCACGACAACGCGCCGATGGCCCTGGCGGGTGCCGCCGGCGCGGTCTCCTTCATCGTCGCCTCGACGCTCTACGACGTGATGTCGTTCCCGCACGCGGCGTACATCTTCCTGTACGTCGCGGGCCTCACCGCGGTCGCCATCGCCGGGCCGCGCCCGGCGGAGCCGGCGGAGGAGCAGGTCGAGCCGCAGCCTGAAGCGGAAGCGCCGCCGCAGGCGGCCGAGCCGGTCCTGGCCCGCCGCTGA
- a CDS encoding glycosyltransferase, translated as MPSRPALAENERTFERLVRVVERRVAAGRLESAAGWARVAAAFTTTNPHGALREPRLDAALDAVSRRTLGPATHRPEAGPRRVLHVLSEGHLIGGHVRMALRWVAADEASRSSVIVTRPGCESAELSALVRERGGQATVLEARSLLARARGLRAAAETADVVVCHTHGEDPVPALAFGGDYAGAPVVMVNHADHVFWLGVGNVSLIMNLRDAAAEAAATARGYPRANLTVVPTALPSVARGIERDAAKKQLGIDPGQVVFVTLARAVKFAPAPWHPGFVDVVGPALRANPAATLVAVGADPRDAAWAALARELGGRVVLPGEQPDPTLYLDAADVYLDSFPFGSTTSLIEAATRDVPVLASRAYPGMSRLMSSTCPLDDVIVGAPDTAAYHERFAELTGDAERRARVGAATGAAVRSRHTAEAWRANLETLYERAAALEPVRTRSAPTADADDLDRYSELLLGIESRTPLLWTINFCRDAFDRADRASALARTVGVRAAQKARRTGAGHGATAATWLVPFAR; from the coding sequence ATGCCTAGCCGCCCCGCGCTGGCGGAGAACGAGCGCACGTTCGAGCGGCTCGTCCGCGTCGTCGAGCGCCGCGTGGCGGCCGGCCGGTTGGAGTCGGCCGCGGGCTGGGCGCGCGTCGCCGCCGCGTTCACGACGACCAACCCGCACGGCGCGCTGCGCGAGCCGCGGCTGGACGCGGCGCTGGACGCGGTCTCCCGGCGCACGCTCGGCCCGGCCACGCACCGCCCCGAGGCGGGCCCGCGCCGCGTGCTGCACGTGCTCAGCGAGGGGCATCTGATCGGCGGCCACGTCCGGATGGCCCTGCGCTGGGTCGCGGCCGACGAGGCCAGCCGCTCGAGCGTCATCGTCACCCGCCCCGGGTGCGAGTCGGCGGAGCTCAGCGCCCTGGTGCGGGAACGAGGCGGCCAGGCCACCGTGCTGGAGGCCCGGTCGCTGCTCGCCCGCGCGCGCGGACTGCGCGCGGCGGCCGAGACGGCCGACGTCGTCGTCTGCCACACGCACGGGGAGGACCCGGTGCCGGCCCTCGCCTTCGGCGGCGACTACGCCGGCGCACCGGTCGTCATGGTCAACCACGCCGACCATGTCTTCTGGCTCGGCGTCGGCAACGTGTCGCTGATCATGAACCTGCGCGACGCGGCGGCGGAGGCCGCGGCCACGGCCCGCGGGTATCCGCGGGCCAACCTCACCGTGGTGCCCACGGCGTTGCCGTCGGTGGCGCGCGGGATCGAGCGCGACGCGGCCAAGAAGCAGCTCGGCATCGATCCCGGGCAGGTCGTCTTCGTCACGCTCGCGCGCGCGGTCAAGTTCGCGCCCGCCCCGTGGCACCCCGGGTTCGTCGACGTCGTCGGGCCCGCCCTGCGCGCGAACCCGGCCGCGACGCTGGTGGCCGTCGGCGCCGACCCGCGGGACGCCGCCTGGGCGGCGCTCGCACGCGAGCTCGGTGGGCGCGTCGTGCTCCCGGGCGAGCAGCCCGACCCCACGCTGTACCTCGATGCCGCCGACGTCTACCTCGACTCGTTCCCCTTCGGCTCCACGACGTCCTTGATCGAGGCCGCCACGCGCGACGTCCCCGTGCTGGCCAGCCGTGCCTACCCCGGCATGAGCCGGCTGATGAGCTCGACGTGCCCGCTCGACGACGTCATCGTGGGCGCGCCGGACACCGCCGCCTACCACGAGCGGTTCGCCGAGCTGACGGGTGACGCGGAGCGGCGTGCGCGCGTGGGCGCGGCGACGGGAGCGGCCGTGCGCTCGCGCCACACCGCGGAGGCCTGGCGCGCGAACCTCGAGACGCTGTACGAGCGCGCGGCGGCGCTGGAGCCCGTGCGCACGCGGTCGGCCCCGACCGCCGACGCGGACGACCTGGACCGCTATTCCGAGCTGCTGCTCGGCATCGAGTCGCGGACGCCGTTGCTGTGGACGATCAACTTCTGTCGCGACGCGTTCGACCGCGCCGACCGCGCCTCGGCGCTGGCGCGCACGGTCGGCGTGCGGGCCGCGCAGAAGGCCCGCCGCACGGGCGCCGGGCACGGTGCCACGGCGGCCACGTGGCTCGTCCCGTTCGCCCGGTGA
- a CDS encoding oligosaccharide flippase family protein has translation MRLRRRSSDGSASLGRQMGRAAAWSSFGSIVMRLGSFSVGIVAARLIAPDQFGVFAVALTVHAIIINVSDLGVSAYIVRHRGKLDAVGPTVTSIAMISAALLAGGMALVAPWLSRELGSVEAVDPVRVLSLTVLLAGISSVPSAVLTREFRQDKRFLADLLNFLSSTGILLALALTGGGALALAWSRVAGQAVSTVVLFAASPERFRPGFDRAVGSKVVTFGVPLIASSFLGFLIGNVDYIVVGRLLGAEPLGFYYLAYNAGSWPYIILSPIVASIAVAAFSRVRHDRAQFADRMSTSMAALLAIGIPANALIVALAHPLVGAIYGSRWAPAAAPLAWTAIYGALRLPADLLTNVTIAEGKTRGLLVLQLVYLAVLTPVTVWGVHVWGAVGAGVAHVIAIAGILLPGFLIILARTTGFGLRRLLAAAARPLAASLVAATAAHLVADRVGGVWPSLLAGGSVGVLIYLVLVASWGRRLATAARALWTSVEEPEPEPTSQELVGAHA, from the coding sequence GTGAGGCTCCGGCGTCGCTCGTCGGACGGCTCGGCGAGCCTCGGCCGGCAGATGGGCCGGGCGGCCGCGTGGAGCAGCTTCGGCTCGATCGTGATGCGCCTCGGCAGCTTCTCGGTCGGCATCGTCGCCGCGCGGCTGATCGCCCCGGACCAGTTCGGCGTCTTCGCCGTGGCCCTGACCGTCCACGCGATCATCATCAACGTCTCCGACCTGGGCGTGAGCGCCTACATCGTCCGCCACCGCGGGAAGCTCGACGCGGTCGGCCCGACCGTCACGTCGATCGCGATGATCTCCGCCGCGCTGCTGGCGGGCGGCATGGCGCTGGTGGCTCCCTGGCTGTCGCGCGAGCTCGGATCGGTGGAAGCCGTCGATCCGGTGCGCGTGCTGTCGCTGACGGTGCTGCTGGCGGGCATCAGCTCGGTCCCGAGCGCCGTGCTCACCCGCGAGTTCCGCCAGGACAAGCGGTTCCTGGCCGACCTGCTCAACTTCCTCTCGTCGACCGGCATCCTGCTGGCGCTGGCGCTGACCGGCGGTGGCGCGCTCGCCCTCGCGTGGTCGCGGGTCGCCGGCCAGGCCGTGTCGACGGTGGTCCTCTTCGCCGCGTCGCCGGAGCGCTTCCGGCCGGGCTTCGACCGCGCGGTCGGCTCCAAGGTGGTCACCTTCGGGGTGCCGCTGATCGCGTCCAGCTTCCTCGGCTTCCTGATCGGCAACGTCGACTACATCGTCGTCGGCCGGCTGCTCGGCGCCGAGCCGCTCGGCTTCTACTACCTGGCCTACAACGCCGGCAGCTGGCCCTACATCATCCTGTCGCCGATCGTCGCGTCGATCGCCGTCGCCGCGTTCTCGCGCGTCCGCCATGACCGGGCGCAGTTCGCGGACCGGATGAGCACCTCGATGGCCGCCCTGCTGGCGATCGGCATCCCGGCGAACGCGCTGATCGTGGCGCTGGCCCACCCGCTCGTCGGCGCGATCTACGGCTCGCGCTGGGCACCGGCCGCGGCGCCGCTGGCCTGGACGGCCATCTACGGCGCGCTCCGCCTGCCCGCCGACCTGTTGACGAATGTGACGATCGCCGAAGGCAAGACGCGCGGGCTGCTGGTCCTCCAGCTCGTCTACCTGGCCGTGCTCACGCCGGTGACGGTGTGGGGCGTGCACGTGTGGGGAGCGGTCGGCGCGGGCGTCGCGCACGTGATCGCGATCGCCGGCATCCTGCTGCCCGGGTTCCTGATCATCCTCGCGCGGACCACCGGCTTCGGGCTCCGGCGGCTGCTGGCGGCCGCGGCGCGGCCGTTGGCCGCCTCGCTCGTCGCGGCGACCGCGGCGCACCTGGTCGCCGACCGGGTCGGCGGGGTGTGGCCGAGCCTGCTCGCCGGCGGCTCGGTGGGCGTGCTGATCTACCTGGTGCTGGTCGCCTCGTGGGGGAGGAGGCTCGCAACCGCCGCGCGCGCCCTGTGGACGAGCGTGGAGGAGCCGGAGCCCGAGCCCACGAGCCAGGAGCTGGTCGGCGCCCATGCCTAG
- a CDS encoding sugar transferase has translation MTPQSAARLTIHDETVEDHPFAGRRRLALVGSGVTLPLARHTHTDGAVDGANFSLLRRESNRRRLLAGADLLAAVTAFVVTMLAFGADAPHVSALLGTPLVVLLFKVAGLYDRDQMRLVHSTLEEAPSLLQLTGLFALGTTLVVPSFGQHGLTSGQIASLWLLSFVLTVGGRSVARFIAGKTSPVERCLVIGEQEMADRFRDKLRSSHARADVVATLPLVNNEFDEWSTPESLRGMIQNLRVDRVIIAPTTTDGSGVAELIRAAKAAGVRVSVLPRLFEVVGSAVEFDDVDGLTMLGVRSFGLSRSSRALKRGFDLLLTSLGLIAVAPILALVAIAIKLDSKGPVLFRQTRVGRDGRHFGIYKFRSMVVDAEQQKDRLRDLNEVGDGMFKIARDPRVTRVGDILRKTSLDEMPQLLNVIRGEMSLVGPRPLVTDEDEQVVGLDRSRLHLTPGMTGPWQVLGSRVPMREMVAIDYLYVANWSLWADMKLLLRTVRHVARRGNV, from the coding sequence TTGACGCCACAATCCGCAGCACGACTGACCATCCACGACGAGACCGTCGAGGATCACCCCTTCGCCGGCCGGCGCCGCCTCGCGCTGGTGGGCTCCGGCGTGACGCTGCCGCTCGCGCGCCACACGCACACGGACGGTGCGGTCGACGGCGCGAACTTCTCGCTGCTGCGGCGCGAGTCCAACCGCCGCCGGCTCCTCGCCGGGGCGGACCTGCTCGCCGCGGTGACGGCCTTCGTCGTGACGATGCTGGCGTTCGGCGCGGATGCGCCGCACGTGAGCGCGCTGCTCGGCACCCCGCTCGTCGTCCTCCTGTTCAAGGTCGCGGGCCTGTACGACCGCGACCAGATGCGCCTCGTGCACTCCACGCTCGAGGAGGCGCCGTCGCTGCTCCAGCTCACCGGCCTCTTCGCGCTCGGCACGACGCTCGTCGTCCCCTCGTTCGGCCAGCACGGGCTGACGAGCGGCCAGATCGCGTCGCTGTGGCTGCTCAGCTTCGTGCTCACGGTGGGCGGGCGCTCGGTCGCGCGCTTCATCGCGGGCAAGACCTCGCCGGTCGAGCGCTGCCTCGTGATCGGCGAGCAGGAGATGGCCGACCGCTTCCGGGACAAGCTCCGCTCCAGCCACGCGCGCGCCGACGTCGTCGCGACGCTCCCGCTCGTCAACAACGAGTTCGACGAGTGGAGCACGCCCGAGAGCCTGCGCGGCATGATCCAGAACCTGCGCGTGGACCGCGTGATCATCGCGCCCACGACCACCGACGGCAGCGGCGTCGCGGAGCTGATCCGCGCGGCGAAGGCGGCCGGCGTGCGCGTGAGCGTCCTCCCGCGCCTGTTCGAGGTCGTCGGCTCGGCGGTCGAGTTCGACGACGTCGACGGCCTGACGATGCTCGGCGTGCGCTCCTTCGGCCTCTCGCGCTCCTCGCGCGCGCTCAAGCGCGGGTTCGACCTGCTGCTGACGTCCCTCGGCCTGATCGCCGTGGCGCCGATCCTCGCCCTGGTCGCGATCGCCATCAAGCTCGACTCCAAGGGCCCGGTGCTGTTCCGCCAGACCCGCGTCGGCCGCGACGGCCGTCACTTCGGCATCTACAAGTTCCGCTCGATGGTCGTCGACGCCGAGCAGCAGAAGGACCGCCTGCGCGACCTCAACGAGGTCGGCGACGGCATGTTCAAGATCGCGCGCGACCCGCGCGTCACGCGCGTGGGCGACATCCTGCGCAAGACGTCGCTCGACGAGATGCCGCAGCTGCTCAACGTCATCCGCGGCGAGATGAGCCTCGTCGGCCCGCGGCCGCTCGTGACCGACGAGGACGAGCAGGTCGTCGGCCTGGACCGCAGCCGTCTGCATCTCACGCCGGGCATGACCGGGCCGTGGCAGGTGCTCGGCTCGCGCGTCCCCATGCGCGAGATGGTGGCCATCGACTACCTGTACGTCGCGAACTGGTCCCTGTGGGCCGACATGAAGCTGCTGCTGCGCACCGTGCGCCACGTGGCGCGGCGCGGCAACGTCTAG
- a CDS encoding response regulator transcription factor codes for MNRLVIVADNSFAAQSIRLALRQTAGFQVVGFIDGASEISPRVSELQADLVIVDETQDPQLALSRLRELGTLLPNAKRVYLTIRMGDEVLSEAFEAGADAIISKAVHPVSLATLLREISRDNVVHRPRVAPKAAVTDCPLTDRELEILRLVSQGYTNGRIARELWVTEQTVKFHLSNTYRKLGVANRTEASRYAHMNALVSAA; via the coding sequence GTGAATCGACTGGTGATCGTGGCGGACAACTCCTTCGCCGCACAAAGCATCCGGCTCGCGCTACGGCAGACGGCCGGCTTCCAGGTCGTCGGCTTCATCGACGGCGCATCGGAGATCAGCCCGCGCGTGAGCGAGCTGCAGGCCGACCTGGTGATCGTCGATGAGACGCAGGACCCGCAGCTCGCGCTCTCGCGACTGCGTGAGCTCGGCACGCTGCTGCCGAACGCCAAGCGCGTGTACCTCACGATCCGCATGGGCGACGAGGTGCTGAGCGAGGCGTTCGAAGCCGGCGCCGACGCGATCATCTCGAAGGCCGTGCACCCCGTGAGCCTCGCGACGCTCCTGCGCGAGATCTCGCGTGACAACGTCGTGCATCGCCCCCGCGTCGCGCCGAAGGCGGCCGTCACGGACTGCCCGCTCACCGACCGTGAGCTCGAGATCCTGCGGCTCGTCTCCCAGGGCTACACCAACGGGCGCATCGCCCGTGAGCTGTGGGTGACCGAGCAGACGGTCAAGTTCCACCTCTCGAACACGTACCGCAAGCTGGGCGTGGCCAACCGCACCGAGGCCAGCCGGTACGCGCACATGAACGCGCTGGTCTCCGCCGCCTAG